From the genome of Hymenobacter gelipurpurascens:
AGGGGGAGTGGGTTGCCGGACCTTTGTCATACTAAAAGTCACCCCGCCGGATACGGTTCACCGCGCCAGCGGCCCAAATACAGCCGACACGCGTGGTGCCGGAAAAATCGGAAACCCACTTTTACCAGTTAATCCAATGAAAACGAGAAAACTTGGCACCAGCGGCCTGGAAGTATCCGCCCTGGGCATGGGCTGCATGGGCCTGAGCTTTGGCCTCGGCCAGGCGGCCGAAATCCAGCACGGCATTGACGTGATTCGCGCCGCTGTGGAGCGGGGCATCACCTTCTTCGACACCGCCCAGGCCTACGGCCCCTACACCAACGAGGAACTGGTGGGCCAGGCCCTGGCGCCCTTCCGCGACCAGGTCATCATTGCCACCAAGTTTGGCTTCGCACTTGACGCGACCGGCGCCATCACCGGCACCGATAGCCGCCCGGAGAATATCCGCGCCGTGGCTGAGGCATCGCTCAAGCGCCTGCGTACCGACCACATTGACCTGTTCTATCAGCACCGCGTTGACCCCAATGTGCCCATCGAAGATGTGGCCGGCACGCTCAAGGACCTGATTCAGGAAGGCAAAGTGCGTCACTACGGCCTCTCAGAGGCTGGCGCAGACACCATTCGCAAGGCCCACGCCGTGCACCCGGTGGCCGCCGTGCAAAACCAGTATTCCATCTGGACCCGTGAGCCGGAAGCTGAGGTGCTGCCGCTGTGCGAGGAACTGGGCATTGGCTTCGTGCCGTGGGGCCCGCTGGGCACCGGCTTTTTGACCGGCACCATCGACACCAACTCGAAGTTTGACGCCAGCACCGACCTGCGCGCCAACTTCCCCCGCTTCTCGCAGGAAAACATCAAGGCCAACATGCCGGTGGTGGACATGCTGCGCGCCATGGCCAAGCAGAAAAACGCCACGCCCGTCCAGATTGCCCTGGCCTGGCTCCTGGCCCAAGGCCCGTCCATCGTGCCGATTCCGGGCATGGACAAAGTCGAGTACATCGACGACAACCTCAAATCGGTGGAGCTGGAACTGACCACTGCCGACCTGCAGGAAATTGACCGTCAGCTTTCGGGCATCCAGGTGCAAGGCGAACGGCTCGACGCCGGCTTGCTGAGCATGTCCGAATAACCAAGCCAGCAGCGGCTAACTCACGTACCGAGTTAGCCGCTGCTTCCATTTTCTTAAATCCGCTAGTATGCAGACAGTTGTTTTGAATAACGGGGTGAAGATGCCCCTGTTGGGCTTCGGCGTGTATCAGATACCCGATGCCGCCGAGTGCGAAGCCAGTGTGCTGGAAGCTATCCGGGCCGGGTACCGCCTGATTGACACCGCCGCGGCTTACGGCAACGAAGAAGCCGTGGGCAACGCCATCAAGAAAAGCGGCGTGCCGCGCGAGGAGCTGTTCATCACCACCAAGCTCTGGATTTCGGATGCGAGCTACGAAGCTGCCAAGCCAGCATTTGAGAAGTCGCTGAAAAACCTGCAGCTCGACTACCTCGATTTGTATCTCATTCACCAGCCTTTCGGCGACGTGTACGGCGCGTGGCGGGCCATGGAAGAGCTTTACCAGGAAGGGCGCATCAAGGCCATCGGGGTGAGCAACTTCCCACCCGACCGGGTCATGGACTTCATCGTGCACCAGAAGGTAGTGCCGGCAGTAAACCAGATTGAAACCCACCCCTTCCACCAGCAAGTGGAAACGCAGCAGTTTCTGGCGGAAAACGGCGTGCAGATTCAGTCCTGGGGGCCGTTTGCCGAAGGGCGCAACAACATGTTCACCAACGAGCTGCTGGTGTCGCTGGCCGCTAAACACGGCAAGAGCGTCGCCCAGATTATCCTGCGCTGGCTTACCCAGCGCGGTGTGGTGGTCATTCCCAAGTCCGTGAACAAGGACCGGATAGTCGAGAATTTCAACGTGTTCGACTTCGAGCTAAGCGCCGAGGACCTGGCAGCGATTGCCAAGCTGGACACCGGCGCCAGTGTCTTCTTCGACCACCGCGACCCGGCCATCGTGAAGTGGCTGGGCGAGCTGGCGCGCAAGTAGCACCAATAACTGCCTCCGTCGTACCATGAAACGACTCACCCACTTCGTTTACCTGCTCTTACTTCTGGTCACTATGGACACGCTTGCCCAATCCACCACGGAAACCGAAATCCTCAACTTATCCCAGGAGAAATTCCGGTGGAAAACGACAGGAAAAATTGACCTGGTGGAAGACTTGTTCGACGACGAACTGGTTTTCATTCACCTCAATGGCCATTTTTCTTCCAAGAAGGAATGGATACAAGAGCTGCGGACCAAGCGGTTTGTCTACAACTCGATTGACCTGAAGGAGGCTTCGGCCAAGGTGTATGGTGATACCGCCGTGCTGGTGGGCCGCGCCACCTTCAAAGTCACCATGGGCGGTTCCAAAGGCACTTACAACCTGGTGTACACGGAAGTTTACACCAAGAAACAGGGCAAGTGGAAGCTCGTGAACCTGCACACCACGATGGGCTAAGCCCGCTTGCTGATTCCTTACTACTACCCTCTCACAACCAACTACTATGGAAAAGCGCACATTAGGCACCAGTGGCCTGGAAGTATCGGCCCTCGGTTTGGGCTGCATGGGCATGAGCTACGGTTACGGCCCGGCCCAGGACAAAGCAGAAATGATACAGCTGATTCGGGCCGCCGTGGAGCGCGGCGTGACGTTCTTCGACACAGCCGAAGTGTACGGCCCCTTCACCAATGAGGAACTCGTGGGCGAGGCGCTGGAGCCCTTCCGCCAGCAGGTGGTCATTGCCACCAAGTTCGGATTCAATACGGCCGTTGCCGGCACGGGCGGTGGGCTCAACAGTCGGCCGGAAAACATCCGCGCCGTGGCCGAAGCCTCACTCAAGCGGTTGCGCACCGACGTTATCGACCTGTTTTACCAGCACCGCGTGGACCCCAGCGTGCCGATTGAGGACGTGGCCGGTGCGGTGAAAGACTTGATTCAGGAGGGCAAGGTGAAACACTTCGGCTTGAGCGAAGCCGGGGTGCAAGTCATTCGCCGGGCCCACGCAGTGCAGCCGGTCACGGCGCTGCAAAGCGAGTACTCGCTGTTCTGGCGCGAGCCGGAGGACGAAATCATCCCAACCCTCGAAGAGCTGGGCATTGGCTTTGTGCCGTTCAGCCCGCTGGGCAAAGGCTTCTTGACGGGCAAGATTGACGAGAACACCGAATTTGACAAGTCGGACTTCCGCAACACGGTGCCGCGCTTCAACCCCGAGAATCGCAAGGCCAATCAGGCCATTGTGGACCTGCTGACCCGCATGGCCCAGGAAAAACAGGCCACCCCGGCACAGGTGGCCCTGGCCTGGCTGCTGGCGCAGAAGCCGTTTATCGCGCCCATTCCGGGCACTACCAAGTTGCACCGCCTCGAAGAAAACATCGGGGGTGCCAACCTCCGCCTTTCGGCCGACGACCTGCGCCAGATAGGGGACGCCGCTGCTCAGATAGATGTGCAGGGAGCCCGCTACTCGGAGGCCGGGCAGAAAATGATAAACCGCTAACGCAGGCGGGTAGCATCACATCATCACTGAGCTCGCCTTGCTGAAATATTAATCGACAGGCCCCTACCCTAACAGCTGGGGGCCTGTTTTTTATCCTACCCATGAAAAACGTACTCATCCTTGGTGCCGGCGGCAACATTGCCAAACAGGTTACTGCCCTGCTTGCTGGCGAGAAGGATATCAACCTAACCCTGTTTGTACGCAGCGCTGGCCGCCTGCGTAGCACGCCTGCCAACGCCCGCGTGGTGGAAGGCGACGTGCTGAACTATGCGCAGCTGAAAGAAGCCGTTACGGGTCAGGACATCGTCTACGCGAACCTTTCGGGCGACCTGGAGCGCATGGCCCAAAACATCGTAAAAGCCATGGAGGAAACCGGGGTAAAGCACCTCATCTTCATCAGCTCGATTGAAATCTATGCGACGCCGCTGAAGGCTGTGCTGAAGCCCTACCGCAAAGCGGCCGACGTCATTGAAGCTTCGAGCCTGGACTACACCGTGCTGCGCCCGGCCTGGTTTACCTCCGACAACGAGGTGGACTTTGAAATCACCCACAAGGGCGAGCCGGAGCGCGGCTCGGTCATCTCGCAGAAGAGCTTGGCCACGTTCATCACCCAGATTATCGAGTCGCCCGAGAAGTACGCGCGGGAAAGCCTGGGCATCAACAAGCCCCGGTAAGTTGACACAAACTGGTTGTCCTACTGTAGGCGCTAACCAATCGTCCCATTTTGACGTGAAGCATATCCTCGAAAGCCCAGCTCTGGGCTTTCGTTGTTTCCTCTGGCCCCCTCCCCTATGCAAAGCCTGCTGTTCGAATTCGTCTTTCTGGTCTTACTCATCCTGGCGCTGGTCATGCTGGCCCAGAAGCTGCGGCTGGCCTATCCCATTGTGCTGGTGCTGGGGGGCCTGGCGCTGAGCTTTACGGGGGCCTTCACCAACCTGGAGATTAACCCGGAGGTCGTGTTCCTGATTTTCCTGCCGCCGCTGCTCTACGAAGCGGCCTGGCAGGTGTCTTGGAAGGAGTTTTGGAAGTGGCGGCGGGTAATTGCCAGCTTTGCTTTCCCTATTGTCATCCTTACGGCGTGCATCGTGGCACTCGTGTCGCATTGGCTGATTCCAGGCTTTACGCTGGCGCTGGGCTTTTTGCTGGGCGGTATTGTGTCGCCGCCCGATGCCATTTCGGCCACCACCATCATGCGGCAGGTGAAAGTACCTAAGGTGCTGCTCAGCGTCATTGAGGGCGAAAGCCTGCTCAACGATGCCTCCTCGCTGATTGTGTTCCGGTTTGCGTTGGCGGCCGTGCTAACCGGGCAGTTCGCCTTCAGCGAGGCGGCCGGCAGCTTTTTCCTGGTCATTGTGTTGGGCACGCTCATCGGCCTGGGGGTCGGGCTGGTGTTTTACGCCATTCACCGCTGGCTACCGACGACTCCCAGCATCGACACGGTCCTGAGCCTGGTCACGCCCTACTGCATGTACTACGCGGCCGAACACTTCCATTACTCCGGGGTACTGGCGGTGGTCAGCGGCGGGCTACTGCTTTCCAGCCAGCGCAACACCATGCTCACCTACCGCAGCCGGATTGAGGGCGTGAACGTGTGGACGGTGCTGAGCTTTGTCTTCAACGGATTCATCTTCCTGCTCATTGGCTTGCAGTTGCCCACCATCACCCAGCAACTGGGCGACACCAGCCTGGGCACGGCCATTGGCTACGGCCTGCTCATCTCCTTGGCCCTCATTGTAACCCGGCTGCTGTGCGCCATGGGCGCGTCGGTCTTTACGCGGGTGGCCAGTCGCTTCATCACGGTGGCCGATGCCAATCCGGGCTGGAAGCAGCCGCTCGTTACGGGCTGGGCCGGCATGCGAGGGGTGGTGTCGCTGGCCTCGGCGCTGGCCATTCCCCTGCTCACGCCGTCGGGGCAGCCCTTTCCCTTCCGCAACCTGATTCTGTTCATCACCTTCGTGGTCATCCTCGTCACGCTGGTGCTGCAGGGCCTCACGCTGCCCTGGCTGATTCGCAAATTGCGCCTGGAGGACAGGTTCGCGACCATCCCGGAGGAGCGCCAGGAACTGCTGATTCAGAAAAAGCTGGCTCAGCAAGCCCTGCGCTCCCTGGAGGAAAAATACCCACAGGACGGCCCGCCGAACGACTTCTTGCATAACCTACGGGCGCGGTTGCAGCTCGACAGTCGGTTTCTCACCCAGGCCCTAGATGTAAGGGATGATGCGCTGGACGATACCCTGCAACAGTACCAGCAATTCTATCTGGACGTGTTGGACCAGCAGCGCGTCCTGCTGCAACAGATGAACCAGCGGGAGGATTTCGATGAAGAGGTTATTCGAAAGTACCTGGCCATCCTGGACCTGGAAGAATACAAGCTGCGCGAAAAGCAGCTGCAACCCGTCGGCGCGGAATAGCCCCGCCGAATGACCTCATCCGCAAAGCCTATCGGGCCAACCACCTGCTTGACACCGTCATTAATTTACTGCCATGGACCCCAAATTAGCGCCCGCTCCCTCCTTGCTCAGCACTCATCAGGACCTGAGTGCCCAGGAACTGAAGCTGAAAGGCTTTAAAGCCTATCAGGTCGATACGGCCGTCAATCCCGGCCCGACCTATCGCCGGCGGGACTTCTACAAGGTGGCGCTGATGACCAGCCACTGCACCGTGCACTACGCCGACCGCAGCATTGAGCTGAACGGCACGAGCCTGATGTTTGCCAATCCGCATATTCCGTATTCCATCGAGCTACACGCACCGCGGTTGACCGGCTACTCCTGCCTGTTCACCGAGGCCTACATGAAGGAAAACGACCGGTCGGAAAGCTTGCACCAGTCGCCGCTGTTTAAGGTCGGGGGTACGCCCATTTTCCACCTCAGCGCGGAGCAAGCCGCCTACGCGCAGGGCATTTTTCAGAAAATCCTGGCCGAGCAGGCCACCGAGTACCTGTACAAAGGCGACTTGATTCGCACCTACCTGCAGTTGCTCATCCACGAGGCGCTGCGCATGCAGCCGACCGAAAGCTTCGTGCAGCACAAGAATTCTGCTTCCCGCATCGCCTCCCTGTTCCTGGAACTGCTGGAGCGACAATTCCCCATTGAAAGCCCGGAAAAGCCACTTTCCTTTAAAACGGCGCAGGACTTTGCCGAGCCCTTGGCCATCCACGTCAACCACCTGAACCGGGCCGTGAAGGAAGCAACCGGCAAATCCACCACCGCCCACGTTGCCGAGCGGGTTGTCGGCGAAGCCAAAGCCCTACTGCACCACACCGACTGGGACGTGGCCACCATTGGCTACGCGTTGGGCTTCGAATACGCCTCCTACTTCAACATCTTTTTTAAGAAGCACACCGGGCTTACCCCGCTGGCTTTTCGCAAGGCTGTTTGATTCGTGTAAGGATTCGTTTGAATTCTATAGGAATACGCTCTGACCGGGCGAATACCTTTGGGTAGGGCTGCCGTTTAACTAGCAAGCTCCTCTGTATCATCTGCTGGCGTCCCGCTTGGGGAGCACTTCAAGAAGGTGTCTCCTTGATGCGCTATGGGTTCCCCGTTCCACTTCATCCGGCAAATCGTCTTGGAGGTGACTTCGAAGCCGAGCCAAAAACGGTTCGCTTTGTCCGGTTCTAGTATCCTCCCTTCCGGCTTTTTTCTCATTAATCCTTCCCCACGCCATGGCTGCTGACTTATTTCCTCCCGCCGACGCTCCCAAGCCCGATGATGGCTCGCGCCGCTCGTTTATGAAACAGGCCGGCGGCATCCTGGGCCTGGCCCTGGCACCGCCGCTGGTTGGACAGGCCGAGCGCCTGACGGCCTATTCCAGAATAATTGAAGGCGCCACGGAGTTCACGCTACGCGTCAACGGGCAGGCCCACACCGTGCGCGCGGAGCCTCGCGTCACGCTGCTTGATGCGCTGCGCGAGCGGCTGGATTTGACCGGGACCAAAAAGGGCTGCGACCACGGCCAGTGCGGGGCCTGCACGGTGCACGTAAATGGCCAGCGCACCCTCTCGTGCCTGACGCTGGCCGTGATGGCGCAGGGCAAGGAGATTACGACCATCGAGGGCCTAGCCAACGGCAACGAGCTGCACCCGATGCAGGCGGCCTTTCTGAAGCACGACGGCCTGCAGTGCGGCTACTGTACGCCCGGCCAGATTATGTCGGGCGTGGCCTGCGTGAAGGAAGGCCACGCTGGTACCGACGACCAGGCCCGCGAGTGGATGAGCGGCAACCTCTGCCGCTGCGGCGCTTATCCTAATATCCTGGCCGCGGTGCGCGAAGTAGCCGGTCAATCTTCAAAAGGCTAATCCCATGAACGACTTCAGCTACACCCAGGCCGCCACGGCCAAAGAAGCCACCGGCCGGTTGAAAGATAAGCCTGCGGCCGCCTACATCGCCGGCGGCACCACGCTGCTCGACCTCATGAAGGCCAACCTGCAGGAACATCCGCAGCTCGTGGACATCAACCTGCTGCCCTTCACCGGCATCGAGCAGACCAAAGACGGCCTGCGCATCGGGGCGCTGGAGCGCATGAACGCCGTGGGCGAGCACCCGCTAGTAGTGCAGCAGTTTCCGGCCATTTCGCAGTCTCTGCTGCTAGCAGCATCGCCCCAGCTGCGCAACATGGCCAGCATCGGCGGCAACATCCTGCAGCGCACCCGCTGCGGATACTTCCGCGACCCGGCTTTTCCCTGCAACAAGCGCGTGCCCGGCTCCGGCTGCCCCGCCCTGACCGGTGACAACCATAACCTAGCCATCCTGGGGGTGAGCGACAGTTGCATTGCCAACTCCTATCCCGGCGACTTCTCGGTGGCGCTGACGGCCTTCGATGCCGTGCTGACACTGGAAAACCAGCGAG
Proteins encoded in this window:
- a CDS encoding NAD(P)H-binding protein; its protein translation is MKNVLILGAGGNIAKQVTALLAGEKDINLTLFVRSAGRLRSTPANARVVEGDVLNYAQLKEAVTGQDIVYANLSGDLERMAQNIVKAMEETGVKHLIFISSIEIYATPLKAVLKPYRKAADVIEASSLDYTVLRPAWFTSDNEVDFEITHKGEPERGSVISQKSLATFITQIIESPEKYARESLGINKPR
- a CDS encoding aldo/keto reductase encodes the protein MQTVVLNNGVKMPLLGFGVYQIPDAAECEASVLEAIRAGYRLIDTAAAYGNEEAVGNAIKKSGVPREELFITTKLWISDASYEAAKPAFEKSLKNLQLDYLDLYLIHQPFGDVYGAWRAMEELYQEGRIKAIGVSNFPPDRVMDFIVHQKVVPAVNQIETHPFHQQVETQQFLAENGVQIQSWGPFAEGRNNMFTNELLVSLAAKHGKSVAQIILRWLTQRGVVVIPKSVNKDRIVENFNVFDFELSAEDLAAIAKLDTGASVFFDHRDPAIVKWLGELARK
- a CDS encoding (2Fe-2S)-binding protein; amino-acid sequence: MAADLFPPADAPKPDDGSRRSFMKQAGGILGLALAPPLVGQAERLTAYSRIIEGATEFTLRVNGQAHTVRAEPRVTLLDALRERLDLTGTKKGCDHGQCGACTVHVNGQRTLSCLTLAVMAQGKEITTIEGLANGNELHPMQAAFLKHDGLQCGYCTPGQIMSGVACVKEGHAGTDDQAREWMSGNLCRCGAYPNILAAVREVAGQSSKG
- a CDS encoding helix-turn-helix domain-containing protein is translated as MDPKLAPAPSLLSTHQDLSAQELKLKGFKAYQVDTAVNPGPTYRRRDFYKVALMTSHCTVHYADRSIELNGTSLMFANPHIPYSIELHAPRLTGYSCLFTEAYMKENDRSESLHQSPLFKVGGTPIFHLSAEQAAYAQGIFQKILAEQATEYLYKGDLIRTYLQLLIHEALRMQPTESFVQHKNSASRIASLFLELLERQFPIESPEKPLSFKTAQDFAEPLAIHVNHLNRAVKEATGKSTTAHVAERVVGEAKALLHHTDWDVATIGYALGFEYASYFNIFFKKHTGLTPLAFRKAV
- a CDS encoding aldo/keto reductase, with product MKTRKLGTSGLEVSALGMGCMGLSFGLGQAAEIQHGIDVIRAAVERGITFFDTAQAYGPYTNEELVGQALAPFRDQVIIATKFGFALDATGAITGTDSRPENIRAVAEASLKRLRTDHIDLFYQHRVDPNVPIEDVAGTLKDLIQEGKVRHYGLSEAGADTIRKAHAVHPVAAVQNQYSIWTREPEAEVLPLCEELGIGFVPWGPLGTGFLTGTIDTNSKFDASTDLRANFPRFSQENIKANMPVVDMLRAMAKQKNATPVQIALAWLLAQGPSIVPIPGMDKVEYIDDNLKSVELELTTADLQEIDRQLSGIQVQGERLDAGLLSMSE
- a CDS encoding aldo/keto reductase codes for the protein MEKRTLGTSGLEVSALGLGCMGMSYGYGPAQDKAEMIQLIRAAVERGVTFFDTAEVYGPFTNEELVGEALEPFRQQVVIATKFGFNTAVAGTGGGLNSRPENIRAVAEASLKRLRTDVIDLFYQHRVDPSVPIEDVAGAVKDLIQEGKVKHFGLSEAGVQVIRRAHAVQPVTALQSEYSLFWREPEDEIIPTLEELGIGFVPFSPLGKGFLTGKIDENTEFDKSDFRNTVPRFNPENRKANQAIVDLLTRMAQEKQATPAQVALAWLLAQKPFIAPIPGTTKLHRLEENIGGANLRLSADDLRQIGDAAAQIDVQGARYSEAGQKMINR
- a CDS encoding FAD binding domain-containing protein; amino-acid sequence: MNDFSYTQAATAKEATGRLKDKPAAAYIAGGTTLLDLMKANLQEHPQLVDINLLPFTGIEQTKDGLRIGALERMNAVGEHPLVVQQFPAISQSLLLAASPQLRNMASIGGNILQRTRCGYFRDPAFPCNKRVPGSGCPALTGDNHNLAILGVSDSCIANSYPGDFSVALTAFDAVLTLENQRGKQRRVPLTDFYLLPGNTPHKETVLEPGELIVAVTIPTTTQAQRSTYLKVRERSSYAYALASAAVGLDVQAGTIRSARVALGGAGAQPWRSREAEKLLTGAPATEATFRAAAAAALQGAQPREHNRFKVELAQNTLVRALQQVAAG
- a CDS encoding nuclear transport factor 2 family protein is translated as MKRLTHFVYLLLLLVTMDTLAQSTTETEILNLSQEKFRWKTTGKIDLVEDLFDDELVFIHLNGHFSSKKEWIQELRTKRFVYNSIDLKEASAKVYGDTAVLVGRATFKVTMGGSKGTYNLVYTEVYTKKQGKWKLVNLHTTMG
- a CDS encoding Na+/H+ antiporter, encoding MQSLLFEFVFLVLLILALVMLAQKLRLAYPIVLVLGGLALSFTGAFTNLEINPEVVFLIFLPPLLYEAAWQVSWKEFWKWRRVIASFAFPIVILTACIVALVSHWLIPGFTLALGFLLGGIVSPPDAISATTIMRQVKVPKVLLSVIEGESLLNDASSLIVFRFALAAVLTGQFAFSEAAGSFFLVIVLGTLIGLGVGLVFYAIHRWLPTTPSIDTVLSLVTPYCMYYAAEHFHYSGVLAVVSGGLLLSSQRNTMLTYRSRIEGVNVWTVLSFVFNGFIFLLIGLQLPTITQQLGDTSLGTAIGYGLLISLALIVTRLLCAMGASVFTRVASRFITVADANPGWKQPLVTGWAGMRGVVSLASALAIPLLTPSGQPFPFRNLILFITFVVILVTLVLQGLTLPWLIRKLRLEDRFATIPEERQELLIQKKLAQQALRSLEEKYPQDGPPNDFLHNLRARLQLDSRFLTQALDVRDDALDDTLQQYQQFYLDVLDQQRVLLQQMNQREDFDEEVIRKYLAILDLEEYKLREKQLQPVGAE